In the genome of Methylococcus sp. EFPC2, the window TATCGATGGTGTCGACGTAGGCGACCGGCGTGCGGCCGAAATCTTCCCCGTTCACCCACTGGGACGCGATGCGCAATGCATCTTCCACGCTCACCCTATGCAGCTTGCCGTCCACCGCGGAAATGGCAAAACGCCTGCCGGGGCCGTTCTCCACCAGCCAATAGGGCTGGCCGGCGGAACGCACGAGACGGGCGTCGACGATCACGTCCGGTGCCACGGCGGATCTGCCGCCCGCACGCGCCTCACCGGCGCCGCGCTGGGCTTCTCCGCGGCCGGCCAATATCTCGGCGACCGCCGTCTTGCGTTCCTCGGCACTACGTTCCCAGGCCTCGCCCAGACTCAGCCATCCGCTGGCGGGCAGCAGCTTTTCAGCATGCGCCAACTGCTGGGGCCGGTTCTGGTTCAGGTTCTCCGAGTACATGATGACCACGCCGGAGGCGAACCAGGTCAGCATGAACAGGGCGAGCACCACGCCCGTCCAACGATGTATCCAGTAAAGCGAACGTTTCATCGGGCTCCCCCTCTAGTTAGCTAGATTACGCGCGAAGGTTTTTGTTGAAGAACGCTACGGTCCGTTGCCAGGCCTGCTTGGCGGCGTTGTCGTCGTAGCGCGGCGTCGTGTCGTTGTTGAAGCCGTGCTGCACGCCGGGGTAAATGAATGCCTCGTAACGGGTCTTGGCTTCCTTGAGCGCGCCTTCGTAGGCGGCCCAGCCGGCATTGATGCGATCGTCGTTACCTGCGTAATGGATCAGCAGCGGGGCCTTGATCTTGGCGACGTCTTTCGTCGGCGGCTGGTTGCCGTAGAAAGGCACGCCCGCGGCCAGATCGGGAACCCGCGTGGCCAGATGGTTGACCACGCCGCCGCCGTAGCAGAAGCCGACCGCGCCCACCTTGCCGTTGCTGCCCGGCAGGAATTTGAGTAAGCCGGCCGCCGAGACGAAATCGGCGCGTGTCTTGTTCTGGTCCAGCTTCTGGAACAGATCGCGCGCCTTGTCCTCGTCGCCGGGGTAGCCGCCCAGCGGATAAAGGGCGTCGGGCGCGAAGGCGATGAAATTGTCCACCGCCAGCCGGCGGGCGATGTCCTCGATGTGCGGGTTGAGACCGCGGTTCTCGTGGATCACCAGGACCACCGGCAGCTTGCCTTCGGCCTTGGCGGGCCTGGCCAGCAGGCCGCGTATCTTGCCGTAGCCTTCGATCGTCGTCGCGTATTCCTCGTAGCTGGTCTTGATGCGGGGGTCGTCGTTCTGCACCTGCGCCGCTTCGGCAAACTTGGGGCTCAAGGCCTCCAGCAGCCCGGCCGCGGTGATGCCTCCGACGGCGAACTTGGCCGCCCCCTCCAGAAATCCGCGGCGACTGGTCAAACCGTGAACATACTTGTCAAAAAGCTTCAGCACTTCCGGATGAAAGTCGTCTGCAGTTTTACGCGACATGAAAAAACCTCCGAGTTCGATGTAGGAAATAACGATGGGTGTTTGCTCGACCGGTCCGGGTAGCCCCGGACCGGCGCAGCGATCTGGCAGGTCGCTCGTCGTCCGATGACTGGGAGCGCTTTGCCCGCTCCCCGAGTAGAGCGTACGGGGGCGGTTAAGCGACGGGATGTTGCCCGCGCCCCATCCTGCCTGAAAACAGCACAGATGGAGCAGTCTTCATGCCAGTTCTATGGCGCCGACAAATCGGCTTGCGCCTGGCCGAGCGGGCCGCGATTTAAGGTGTGGACGCGAAAACCGGCCTCCCGCGTGCGCCCATCACGGGCAGGATGCTGCTGCAGAATCAGCAATGAAGATGGTCGCGTGCTGATTGGTGAACAGTGGCCATCGCATCGGCCGGCGTGCACGCCCGGCGGAGAGCGGCGAAGACGCGCCGGCCAGTCGAAGCCCGCCAAGCCGCGCATCATCTCGGCGGCAAGCGCGAATTAAGGGTGTTCGATGCCCCGATATGGGGCGGCCCAAACAAAGTGGCACCGCTATTGCTTGACCCACGAGTCCCCTTTGGGTTCGGGAACGCGGGAGGCAAGTGTTTCCTGTGGCCGAACCTCCGCGGTTTTACGCCGCTTACGCCGAGAACAGCGCGCGTCGCTCGCGGGTATCGGCGGGTTGACGGACTCGCGTCGCAGCCGAGGCCGAGCTTTTTGATAGTCCGCAGTGAGCTTAGGAAGAACGCATTCATCCAGGAATGGACAGTCGATTGGGCGGTACGCGGTCGACCGCGCCCGGCAGCCGAGCTTGTCGCTCATGACGCTATACCGCAATAACCTGCGATTCGTCATGCAGCATTCCAAAAACACGAGAAGATGCGCAAATCATGGAAATAAATTCAGCCGATATAGAGGCCAAATCATCCGCCGGGGCCGACCAGTCGACGGTCCTCACGTTCTCGCAGCCGCGGTCGATGACGCTCTCGGTGCGCGCCAGCGCCTTGGTTTTCGAGGACAACGTGTCGCGCCGCTTGCTGGACCAGATCCAGCGCATCGCCCCGAGCGATGCCACGGTGCTGATTACCGGCGAGACCGGCACCGGCAAGGAATTGGTCGCCCGGCAGATCCATGCGATGAGCAGGCGCTCCGGCGAGCGCTTCGGCGCCGTCAATTGCACGGCCTTGAGCGAGACGCTGATCGAAAGCGAGCTGTTCGGACATGAAAAGGGAGCTTTCACCGGGGCAGTCGAAAGCAAGGTCGGCTGGTTTGAAACCGCCAATCACGGAACCCTGTTTCTCGACGAAGTGGGTGACATGCCTTTGGGACTGCAAGCCAAACTGTTGCGCGTCTTGCAGGAGCGGGAAGTCGTCCGGGTCGGCGCCCGCAAAGCCACGCCGGTCGACGTCCGGGTGGTCGCGGCCACCAACGTCAACCTGGAGGATGCGGTCGAAGCGGGGCACTTCCGTCCCGATCTGTATTACCGCTTCAACGTCGCCGCCATCCATTTGACGCCTCTACGGGAAAGGCCGGGCGACATCCTGCCGCTGGCCAACCATTTCCTCGAAGTCTACGGCAGCCGCCTGGGTTACTCGGCGACCCTGAGTCCGGACACGGTACGCCTGCTGCTCAGCTACGACTGGCCGGGCAATATCCGAGAACTGGAAAACGCCATCCATCGCGCCCTGCTGATATGCCCCAGCAGCCAGTTGCGGCCCCAGGATTTCAAACTTTCCGGCCTGAGGCCGCAGGTGGCCGCCGCGCCGCCGAGCACCCCGACACTCGAAACCGCTCTGCGTGTCCTGTTCGATGCCGCGCCGCCCAAGCTGTTCGAAATCATCGAGGAGACCGTCATACGTTCGGCTTACGAATATTGTGACCGCAACCAGGTGCAGACGGCGCGCCTGCTCGATATCAGCCGTAACATCCTGCGCCACCGCATGGCGACCTACGAAATCACACGCAGCCCCAAGAACCACCCCAGGTATCAGGAACCGGGCGTCCGCTATTACTGGCCCAACGGCGAAGCTCCTGCGCTGCAGGAATAGCCTCCGCGTAACTATCCATTACAAACTCGCTTCCGGCGGGTCGCCACAAGGACGTCGGCAAAACCCATAGAAAAAGCGCGCACGCTGGTCCGGCCGGCGGCTGCTCGCTTCGAGCGTTTCGGCGATTTCGACGGCGACGAATCCGGCCGCGCGGAGCAGTGCGGTCAATTCGTCGCGGGTAAAGTGATGGGTGCGGTACAGCGCGTTTCCTCCGGTGTCCCGGGAGAGATAGGTATGGCGCTCCCCGGTCAGCGGAAAGTCGTGCTCGTAAAGCCGGGCGTAGTCGGGGTTCAAATCGTCGGAGACGCCGGATGCGGAAAGGTATAGCCATCCTCCCGGGGCGAGCGCGTCATGGGCATTGGCGAGCAGCCGCGCGCGGTCGCCGGCATCGCCGATGATGGAAATCACCAACTGACAGACGACGCCGTCGAACGCGGGTTCGATCAGGCCGAGCCCCAAGGGTGATGCGATGTCCGTCGTCTCGAAGCGTGCGGCGGGCACGGCTGCGCTCGCTTCTGCGATGGCCTTGGCGTTGATGTCCATCCCCGTGACGGAATATCCGCGCTGCACGAGCCGGCGGCTCAGCGCGCCGGCACCACAGCCCAAGTCCAGTATCCGTGCCGGGCCGGCCACGCCGCGGGTGTCCAGCCAGGCTTCCAAACGGGACAGGTCGGTTTTCGTGGGAATTGCTTCCGGGGAAAAGTCCATCCAGTCCAACCGGCTCCGTTCATCCATCTTCATCCTCTGCGGCAATTAGCGGCTCGATTTACTCGTCATGAGCGACTCATAAGCCGTAAGTTATTTCCGGGCATCATGACCGGATACCATTTGTATTTCGACATTCGATAACCCTGAGCCGGTGTGCTGAATAACTAGCAGCCTCATAACACACGCTGTTTGAAGCGCAGCAATTATTATTTATTTAAGCCTTAAAAACCGGGTTTTTCGCTGGCATAGATATTGAGTAACAAGGCGCGGGGATAGTTATTTTTCTATTCTCGATGACTTTATTCGATATCGGTAGATTTTACGGAGAAAAATCTTATGACCAGTAATTCGATTACGCAGCAGTCCACCGAAATAGACGCGCATGCTCACGGCGACACGGACAACCCCGCCCAGGCATCCGCCACGGGGGCTGTCAGCAGGCGCTCGTTCATCGGCAAAGCGGGCCTGCTGACCGCGGCTGGCGTTCTGGCCCCCGCTTTACCCGGCACCGCTCTGGCCGGCAAAGACGAAGGTGGCGACGATCACGGCAAGGCATCGGCCGGGCACGATTTGGCCGAAAAATATCGCAACGATACTCACGGTACCCTGCACACCAGGGAGTTGCGCAAGAAGTCCTTCAAGGCGCGCATCAAGGCGGCCCAGGAGGAGTACGGCTTCGAGATTCCACCGCAACCCAACAACGGCGACGAGGCACGCTACCCGAACGGGATCAGCGTTGGCACCAAGGGTCTGAAGCACGACGCCGAGGGCCACGTCGATCCGGCTTCCTACGCATCCCTGCTGAAAGCGCTGAAATCGGGCAAGCACGAAGACTTCGAGAATATCGTCCTGGGCGGCACGGCCAAGCTGGCCGATCCGGAAGGCCCTCTGACCACCGCCCTGGAAGGCATCAGCAATGCCCAACTGGCGATACCCCTGGCCGCGCGCCTGGACAGCGCGGAACTGGCCGCCGACCACATCGAGGTCTACTGGCAGGCCTTGCTGAGGGATGTGCCGTTCAGCGAGTACCGCAACGACACCTCCAACCCGCTGGTGCTCGCCGCCGTGGATGAGCTGAACAAGCTGCCGGCGTTCAACGGCCCCCGATCCGGCGGCCAGGTCACGCCGGAAACCCTGTTCCGCAGCACCGCCGCCTATGTCGACTACGCCGCCGATGCCAGCGGGAAAACGGGCAAATACGTCGTTCCGCCGGGCACGCTGGAAGGGCCTTATATCTCGCAGTTCCTATTGCGGCCCGTTCCGGCCTGGGGCACCTCTCCCGCCCAGCCGCAGACCCGTCCCATACAGAAAGCGGGGGAAACTTTCGGAACCGACTTCGACGAGTGGCTGAAGCTGCGCAACGGCATCAGCACCGGCAAGACCATCACCACGGAGTCCGGACGCCGGCATATCATCAACGGGCGCGATCTGGCGTGGCTGGCCCGCAATTCCGGGCCTACCTATCTGCATGTGCTGCAAATCCTGCTCACCGCGCCGGTCGCGGGCAATCCCTTGGCCGGCGGCGTGGGCGCGCCCCTCAATCCGGCTAACCCCTACGTCAAGTCCAAGACTTTGAACGCGGGCTCCTCGTTTTCCGGTAGCTTCATTCAGGCATTGGTCGCCCTGGCCGGCCCGTTGGCCATCAAGACCTCCTATTACCAGAACTGGTACGTCAACCGGCGCCTGCGTCCGGAAGACTACGGCGGGCTGGTGCACAAGATCCTGGCCAAGGGCGCGCACTATCCGATCCATGAGGACATCCTCGGCTCCGATGCGCTGGCCCGCACGTTCGCCGCCTTCGGCAGCTATCTCCTACCGCTGGCGAATAACAGCGGCGCGCCGACCCATCCGGGCTATCCGAGCGGGGCGACCATATCTGCCGCCACGCCCGTCACGCTGCTGAAGGCCTACTTCGACGAGAACCATGTGATACCGAATCCGGTGCAGGTGGATCCCATCGATCCGACCAAGCTGATTCCGTATGTCGGCGCGCCCCTCACCGTCGGCGGCGAGTTGAACAAGCTGGTCAACAACATCGGTTATGGCCGCAATTTCAACGGCTTCCATATCCGCTCGGACATCTCGGCTTCCCACACCCTGGGCGAGGCGCTGGCCATCAGCATACTCAGAGACCAGCGCTTTACCTATAACGAAACCTTCGCCGGATATACCTTCACCAAGTTCGACGGCAGCCAGATCAGCGTTTAACGCGATACCGGAAAAGGCCGATAAATCCCAAGAGATTTATCGGCAATCGCCCACGGGAAACCCGATTTCCCGTGGGTATCTATGGTTTAAAGAAACCTGCGGCAGCGTTCATTCATACCCTGCCATATTCCCTACCCTCGTATGCTTTTGACCAGTTCCGGCGGCAGTTGCTGCCGGGCGATGATGGTCACACCGCCATCCTCTTCGTCGTAGACGACAAATGCGAGCCCGCGCTCCAGCTCACGTTCGATCATGGCTACCTTGTCCGCCAGCGTCGTCTCGATTTCGCCGTAGTCGGTGCCGTCTCGGGTGACGAATTCCTCGATGAGGCCTCGCAAGGCTTCGACACTGAGTTGTCGATGGGGTATGAGCATGGGCAAGGCTTTGTCTCGTGTTGGTCTTATGGACTCGCGATCGTCGGCGCGATGTCGCATCATGTAATTTCAGGCCGGCGTCGGATCAAGCCGGCCAGTCACTCCGGAAGTCCGGCCGTTCCATCTAGGTATGAGGGATGAACATGACAGACACGACACCCTGGGGCGAGCGCGTCCCGCCCTTCTCTTCCGCATTTTCGCCGATACGCCTGGCGCTGGTCCTGCTGGCCATCGTCATTTTGTGGTCCTCGTATTTCACCATTCCCGCCGAGTCGGAGGGCGTGGTTCTGCGCTTCGGCGAGTTTATAAAGAAAGTGCCGCCCGGTCTGCATTTCAAACTGCCGCTCGGCATCGACCATGCCATCGAGGTGCCGACCCAACGCCAGCTCAAGCTGGAGTTCGGTTTCGCTACCGAGGAATACACCAATCCCGACCAAGTCGGCCCAGAGCCACAAAAAGAACAGTCCATGGTGACCGGCGACCTGAATGCCGCCCTGGTCGAATGGGTCGTGCAATACCGCATTACCGAACCCGAGGCCTATCTGTTCGACGTGCGTGCGCCGGGCCAAACGCTGCGCGACCTGTCCGAATCGGTGATGCGGGAGATCATCGGCGACCGCACGGTGGACGAAATCATCACCATCGGCCGGCAGGAAATCGAGGACACTGCCCTGAGCCGGCTGCGCGAGCTGTCCCAGCGCTACGGCCTGGGGGTATCGGTCAACCAGGTGCAATTGAAGAATGTCGATCCGCCCAAGCCGGTGCAACCGTCGTTCAACGAGGTGAACCGCGCGCAACAGGACCGCGAGAACGCCATCAACCTGGCCAACGGCGAATACAACAAGGCCGTGCCGCGTGCCCGCGGTGAGGCGGACCAGAAGATACGCGGAGCCGAAGGCTATCGCTTCAAGCGCATCAACGAAGCGGAAGGCGATGCCTCGGCCTTCACCGCCGTGCTGGAACAATACGTGAAGGCACCGGACGTCACCCGCACGCGCATCTATCTGGAAACGCTCGGCGAGGTGCTGCCGCAGGCCAAGCAGACCATCGTGGTGGACGAGTCGGTGCAGCAGATCCTGCCCATGCTGCCCCTGCCCGCCAGACTGCCGCCGGAGGAAGCCAAATGAAGTCTTCGAGCTTAGGCACGGCTCTCGCCGTCATCGTCCTCTGGCTGGCCTATCTTTCGGCCTTTACCGTCAACCAGACCGAGCAGGTGATTCTCACCCAGTTCGGCCGGCCGGTGCGCGAACCCATCGCCGCGCCGGGCCTGCATTTCAAGCTGCCGCTGATCCAGCAGGTCACCCGCATCGACAAACGCTACCTGGCCTGGGACGGTCCCATGGTGGAAATGTCGACCAAGGACAAGACCTATATCCAGGTCGACACCTTCGCGCGCTGGCGCATCACCGATCCGATGCGCTATTTCCTGCGGCTGCGGGACGAACGTTCCGCGCAGTCGCGCCTGGAAGACATACTCGGCAGCGAGACCCGCACTGCGGTCGCCCGCCACGAGCTGATCGAAGTGGTGCGCATAGACAAGGACCGCAAGCCCCTGCAGGACGAGAGCGGCGCCGCCGCCGTGGCGACGTTGCGACCCATCCAGTACGGCCGGCTGGACATCGAAAAGGGCATCTTCGACGCCGCCGCGCCCAAGCTGGCCGAGTTCGGTATCGAACTGCTGGACATCCGGCTCAAGCGCATCAACTACAACCCGCAGGTGCTGGAACGCATCTATCAAAGGATGATCAGCGAGCGCCTGCAGATCGCCCAGCGCTTCCGTTCCGAAGGCGAGGGCGAGGCGGCGCGCATACACGGCCAGATGGAGCGCGACATCAACGAGATCGAATCCACCGCCTACAAGCGCGTGCAGGAGATCCGCGGCGAAGCCGACGCCAAGGCCACCGGCATCTATGCCAAGGCCTACACCCAGCGCGCCGAGGCGGCCGAGTTCTACCGCTTCCTCAAGAGCATGGATACCTACGGCAAGGTCATAGGCAACGACGCCACCATCGTCCTGTCGACCAACAGCGATTTGTTCGCCCTGCTCAAGCGGGTGGAGCAGAAACCGAAGCCGTGAACCCTTATGGCCCCGGCCTTCAGGCCGCGATGATCGCGGGCTAACGCCCGCTTAGCCGCCTTCACTTGGCAAGAGAGTTCGGCGTGAGGGTGGCACTCAGGGCGGCGCTCATGTCTTGGTCAAGTGTCTTGACGCCCTTGATGACGAAGGCGCCCCCGTTTCGCCAGAAGGTACGCGTGTTGGCCAGTGATTCCGAATTTTGCGTGTTCAGTACACGCACATCGATGAGCACTTCGGTGCCACCTTCGACAATGACTGGGATGCCAATGGTTAGCCGCGGACCCAACTCACGCACGACGACGAATACGAGGCGCTCTGGCTTTGGAGTTGCGGCAGCAACCAAACGGATGAGCCCTTCGTCTGACGGGAGTGGATCTTGGGCCGGCCAGCGATTGATCCCTGCTACTGCCAGGAAACTTGTACGACCCAGGAAGTCTTCAATTCCTCGGAGAGCAGCAGCCTCGCGTAGCGGCGGCTCCTTTTGGTCGGGCCGCCATTGCGGACTCCAGTAGACGACTGTTGTTAGCGCTTGCGCGCCGGCCTTGCACAGGGGCTCCCTGATGGCGGATCCAGTTGTCTCGATCTTGGTAGATGCGCAACCGACCAAGAAGACCGACAAGGCTGCGACCGGTGCGAAAGCGAGGATACGTTTCATGGGTGGCATTTCGGAGGCGGCTAACGTGGAGCTAAGGGGCGCCGCGCTTTTGCGGCGTCCCGCTTGAACGTCGGGTTGAGCAATGCTTGCCTTGCCTCTGTTTAGCTGTCGTGAATAGCCAGTATATGGTGACTACAGCGAGCGAATATGCGGCCGATAACGCAGGAAATATAATTGCGGCAAATACATTGCGGCCGCTATCCCCAAAGTAGGCATCCATATTTCTTTTATCTTCTTTCGTCCAAGTGACTTCCTCATCGGGTGTCCATACTCCATCGCCATTCCTGTCGAGAGGGGCAATCTGTTGATCCAGATACCAGTCATAGCCCAACCATAAAACAATAACAGTCGCGCTCATTAAACCCGCTGATATCACAAATGCAAGAGCAAAACCTTTGACACCCCGAAATCGTTTTTTAATTCCAAAGCAGACAACTACCGGCACGGACAGGAGTGCAATCAGAATAGCTATTTGTATTAGCTGACCGAATGTCATTCCTTATGCCCAACGTTACGGTAAGGGGCGCGCCGCTAACGAAAGCGAAACGAAGCCGCCGAACCTTGAATAAAAACGGCACTTCAAAACCGCAAACGGGCGGCGCGTCCCTTTGACCAACTTGTTAGGCCCAAGCAATACAAACCATTAAATAAATGATTGGGGATTAAATCTTCTTAACGGTAATTCAAGTTCAAAAAAACATTCTTGATCTGCTGTGCCTTTTTCAACGCAATGTTCATTTTCACAAAATATTACAACCGATTTTTTTCCACCTGGTTTTGAACTTGGATATACTAGGCCGTAGATTTTTTCATTGTCGTTCTGCTTGTGATGAACATAACGAAGATGTTCCGTTATGATTTGCGTAGGAACATAGTCAATATGTTCACGACCATCTTTTTCAATAGGTGCTGAAACAGCTTTTACAAATTCATTCAGAAATTCAATTTGCTGATTGTTGTAATCAGCATCTTCAAAAAACCCCAGATACGGTGGGATTTTACTCAGGTCAACCAAAACAATATCTTTTAAAAGTTTGAATTTGGCTACAGTCGCAATGTGATCTTCTTTGTGCTCTGCTTCAGAGTATGTTTCTTTTATTGCCGTTCCTATATCGAAAGCTCCATAGAACATTGGAATTCCCGAAGGGCTCATTCTATTTGGATATTTTGCCTTATTCGCTGGCGGCGGTGCTAACTCAGAAGCTTTTGTAAGCTTTTCTTTTTTATGCTCAATTCTGACACGATATAAAAACGTACCTTTGGTTAGCGTTTTATATAAGCCTATTCGCGAGATAACATTGCTCAATGCGGGTAAAAAGGCGCTGGGACGTATTGGTTCATAAAAGTGTTCATCATCAAGTTGGTGAAAAGTATATCTATGCCGTTTGACAACCTCAGCGAATTTTTCCCAACCAGCATTTAAAGCTTCTGATTCTTCATAATGATAATAGGGCGTTTCACACCATACACGGTCACTTAAAGATTCTTCAACATCATTCCGTAAAGATTTTTCTTCGGTTAAATCTATATCTTTATCGTCTAATAATTCAACTATGCCAAAAGTTTCGCCGTCCTCAAAATTAACTAATGCATCGAGAGGATTGCAATATGCGCTATCAACGTGTCCAAGAAAAAATTCTATGAATTCATTAAATTCAATTGTTTTAGCCCTATTTTTACCACAATAATCACAACTTGATTTATCACCATTATTTTTTATAAATTGCTTTATATGCTTATCGCTGACGCAGTGATTACAAACACGACTATCAATACTGGAATATCCGTATTCTGACTCCCTGTCTACTCTTCTCTTGGTTTGTCCCATAAATATAATTGCTTAGATAAAGAGTTAGTATTTATAAGGAAGCCTAACGTAAAGGTAAGGTGCGCGCCGCTGACGAACGTTCAACGAAGCCACCGAACCTGATTTAAAAGCCAACCTTCAAAACCGCCAACGGGCGGCGTGTCCCTTTGACCGAAATGTTAGCCCCCGAATACTGGTGCATTGAGAAACATTACAAGTTCCAGGGCGCGGAGCGCTGATACGCTGTACCCAATCTTAGTATTTACCGAGTTGTGAAAAGTTGCAAACCTACTGTCTTTTTGGTGCTGGTCAAGTTTAGTCAAATAGCTACGGTATTTTGATACCTGACTCACCCTATAGTTATGCGGCCTCTCTCGATACACAAAGGCATAGATTTTCGAATCCCAGATAGCAAATCGCTCCGGTGAAACAAAATGCAGTAGCTTTGAAGCACCAACAAGTGAGTTGTTGACGAGGCGAGCCAATTGCTCAATCTCGTCATCTGTGAGTACGCCAGTCGTTTTGGCTTTGGTCAGCAACTCAGCGGCTTTGGGCAGATCAATGTTTGGCGATTCGGGATATAGTTCAAGGACTGTCGGCATCCAGCCATACACCATGTGAGCACCGCATACTACATCTTCCGGACCAAAAGACTGCTTTGCAGCGAAGTAGCTCAGAAGATGCGGATAGGAAAGGATATAAGAGTCGTCCTGTAAGACGGTTGTATTTGGTTCAAGATTGAAGATGTCTGTCATATCTTTAATAGTGGCTAACGTGGAGCTAAGCCGACCGGTGGAGCATAGCGGAACCGGGTCGGCTTGAGTGCCTAGTTATGCTACTGGTCGGCGCTACCGGTTGAAATTTCCTCATAATTTTTCATCATGTATTTGTTCACGGTCTGAGTAAATCGTTCATACGCGGCTTTTTGTGCCTCACCGTTCAACTTAACTATCTCTTCAATTGCTATCGCCACAATCGGTGCAATTACAGCAGC includes:
- a CDS encoding dienelactone hydrolase family protein encodes the protein MSRKTADDFHPEVLKLFDKYVHGLTSRRGFLEGAAKFAVGGITAAGLLEALSPKFAEAAQVQNDDPRIKTSYEEYATTIEGYGKIRGLLARPAKAEGKLPVVLVIHENRGLNPHIEDIARRLAVDNFIAFAPDALYPLGGYPGDEDKARDLFQKLDQNKTRADFVSAAGLLKFLPGSNGKVGAVGFCYGGGVVNHLATRVPDLAAGVPFYGNQPPTKDVAKIKAPLLIHYAGNDDRINAGWAAYEGALKEAKTRYEAFIYPGVQHGFNNDTTPRYDDNAAKQAWQRTVAFFNKNLRA
- a CDS encoding sigma-54-dependent Fis family transcriptional regulator — translated: MEINSADIEAKSSAGADQSTVLTFSQPRSMTLSVRASALVFEDNVSRRLLDQIQRIAPSDATVLITGETGTGKELVARQIHAMSRRSGERFGAVNCTALSETLIESELFGHEKGAFTGAVESKVGWFETANHGTLFLDEVGDMPLGLQAKLLRVLQEREVVRVGARKATPVDVRVVAATNVNLEDAVEAGHFRPDLYYRFNVAAIHLTPLRERPGDILPLANHFLEVYGSRLGYSATLSPDTVRLLLSYDWPGNIRELENAIHRALLICPSSQLRPQDFKLSGLRPQVAAAPPSTPTLETALRVLFDAAPPKLFEIIEETVIRSAYEYCDRNQVQTARLLDISRNILRHRMATYEITRSPKNHPRYQEPGVRYYWPNGEAPALQE
- a CDS encoding bifunctional 2-polyprenyl-6-hydroxyphenol methylase/3-demethylubiquinol 3-O-methyltransferase UbiG — encoded protein: MDERSRLDWMDFSPEAIPTKTDLSRLEAWLDTRGVAGPARILDLGCGAGALSRRLVQRGYSVTGMDINAKAIAEASAAVPAARFETTDIASPLGLGLIEPAFDGVVCQLVISIIGDAGDRARLLANAHDALAPGGWLYLSASGVSDDLNPDYARLYEHDFPLTGERHTYLSRDTGGNALYRTHHFTRDELTALLRAAGFVAVEIAETLEASSRRPDQRARFFYGFCRRPCGDPPEASL
- a CDS encoding twin-arginine translocation signal domain-containing protein yields the protein MTSNSITQQSTEIDAHAHGDTDNPAQASATGAVSRRSFIGKAGLLTAAGVLAPALPGTALAGKDEGGDDHGKASAGHDLAEKYRNDTHGTLHTRELRKKSFKARIKAAQEEYGFEIPPQPNNGDEARYPNGISVGTKGLKHDAEGHVDPASYASLLKALKSGKHEDFENIVLGGTAKLADPEGPLTTALEGISNAQLAIPLAARLDSAELAADHIEVYWQALLRDVPFSEYRNDTSNPLVLAAVDELNKLPAFNGPRSGGQVTPETLFRSTAAYVDYAADASGKTGKYVVPPGTLEGPYISQFLLRPVPAWGTSPAQPQTRPIQKAGETFGTDFDEWLKLRNGISTGKTITTESGRRHIINGRDLAWLARNSGPTYLHVLQILLTAPVAGNPLAGGVGAPLNPANPYVKSKTLNAGSSFSGSFIQALVALAGPLAIKTSYYQNWYVNRRLRPEDYGGLVHKILAKGAHYPIHEDILGSDALARTFAAFGSYLLPLANNSGAPTHPGYPSGATISAATPVTLLKAYFDENHVIPNPVQVDPIDPTKLIPYVGAPLTVGGELNKLVNNIGYGRNFNGFHIRSDISASHTLGEALAISILRDQRFTYNETFAGYTFTKFDGSQISV
- a CDS encoding YheU family protein, with the protein product MLIPHRQLSVEALRGLIEEFVTRDGTDYGEIETTLADKVAMIERELERGLAFVVYDEEDGGVTIIARQQLPPELVKSIRG
- the hflK gene encoding FtsH protease activity modulator HflK encodes the protein MNMTDTTPWGERVPPFSSAFSPIRLALVLLAIVILWSSYFTIPAESEGVVLRFGEFIKKVPPGLHFKLPLGIDHAIEVPTQRQLKLEFGFATEEYTNPDQVGPEPQKEQSMVTGDLNAALVEWVVQYRITEPEAYLFDVRAPGQTLRDLSESVMREIIGDRTVDEIITIGRQEIEDTALSRLRELSQRYGLGVSVNQVQLKNVDPPKPVQPSFNEVNRAQQDRENAINLANGEYNKAVPRARGEADQKIRGAEGYRFKRINEAEGDASAFTAVLEQYVKAPDVTRTRIYLETLGEVLPQAKQTIVVDESVQQILPMLPLPARLPPEEAK
- the hflC gene encoding protease modulator HflC, with the protein product MKSSSLGTALAVIVLWLAYLSAFTVNQTEQVILTQFGRPVREPIAAPGLHFKLPLIQQVTRIDKRYLAWDGPMVEMSTKDKTYIQVDTFARWRITDPMRYFLRLRDERSAQSRLEDILGSETRTAVARHELIEVVRIDKDRKPLQDESGAAAVATLRPIQYGRLDIEKGIFDAAAPKLAEFGIELLDIRLKRINYNPQVLERIYQRMISERLQIAQRFRSEGEGEAARIHGQMERDINEIESTAYKRVQEIRGEADAKATGIYAKAYTQRAEAAEFYRFLKSMDTYGKVIGNDATIVLSTNSDLFALLKRVEQKPKP
- a CDS encoding HEPN-associated N-terminal domain-containing protein, which produces MGQTKRRVDRESEYGYSSIDSRVCNHCVSDKHIKQFIKNNGDKSSCDYCGKNRAKTIEFNEFIEFFLGHVDSAYCNPLDALVNFEDGETFGIVELLDDKDIDLTEEKSLRNDVEESLSDRVWCETPYYHYEESEALNAGWEKFAEVVKRHRYTFHQLDDEHFYEPIRPSAFLPALSNVISRIGLYKTLTKGTFLYRVRIEHKKEKLTKASELAPPPANKAKYPNRMSPSGIPMFYGAFDIGTAIKETYSEAEHKEDHIATVAKFKLLKDIVLVDLSKIPPYLGFFEDADYNNQQIEFLNEFVKAVSAPIEKDGREHIDYVPTQIITEHLRYVHHKQNDNEKIYGLVYPSSKPGGKKSVVIFCENEHCVEKGTADQECFFELELPLRRFNPQSFI